The Clostridium aceticum genomic interval GCAAAACATCCAATTGATGTTATCTACTATGACGGACTACTTTATGATTTCACCGGTATTATTAATACCCCCGGTTTTTGTTATCATTATTGTTATGTTCAAGATTCCTGCTCTGCCGGGCTTAATTGCTGGTACACTGGTAGGTGGTATCTTTGCAGCAATCTTCCAGGGAGCTGGTCTAGGTGATATCATCGATGCAGCCCACTATGGCTTTGGTATGGAGTCAGGTGTTGAAATCGTGGATGACTTATTAAGTCGTGGTGGTTTAGACGGCATGATGTGGACAGTTTCCTTAATTTTAATTGCATTGTCCTTTGGTGGTATATTAGAAAAAACAGGTATGCTTAATGCAATTGGTGAGGCTATTATGAAGCTTGCCAATAGTACAGGGTCTTTGATCTTCTCTACGATATTAACAGGAATTGCTGTAAACTTATTAACTGGAGAACAGTATTTGTCTTTAGTAATCCCTGGTAGAATGTATAAAGAAATTTATGCAAAGCGAGGAATTCATCCTAAGGTTTTATCTAGAACCTTGGAGGATGCTGGTACTATCACTTCACCCTTAATTCCTTGGAACACTTGTGGTGCCTATATGTGGACTACTTTAGGTATCCATCCATTTGCCTATGCACCTTATGCTTTCTTGAATATCCTAACACCAATCATAGCCATCATTTACGGTTATCTTGGGTTTACCATCACAAAACTTGATGAGACTGAGAAGAAACCAGTAACATCTAACTAGATTTTAAAAGGAACCTTAAAGGTTCCTTTTTGCAAATATAAAACCTCGAGAATTCTTCTCGAGGTTTTATATTTGCACTTTATTTTAAAAACTTAACTACTCCTCTAATCCTAAGGCATTTCTAACAGCTTCTATCGTTCCTCTACTGGACAACGTGGCACCAGACACAACATCTACTTCTGTTGATTGAGCCTCAATAATACGTTCCTTAATGGTATCAGCAGCAGTATCTCCTAGTCCCGGTGTATCATTGATTTCTACGATCTCTATAGACTGAATTTTTTCGCTGACTACATTTACTTGAACTTTAATATCCCCTGCATATCCTTTTGCCTCTCCTTCATGGGAGCCATTAGGATAAGCTATTGGTCCATTAGCTAAGGCATCCTCTACTGCATTGATCAGCCCTTTACTAGATAATGTAGCACCTGATACAATATCCACTTCTGTTGATTGCGCTTCAATAATACTATCCGCAACTCTTCTTGCTGCATTATCACCTAAACCCGGAGTATCATTGATCTCAAGGATATCCACGGATAATATTTCTCCCTCTGCTACTTCTACCCTTACCTTAATTTCTCCACCATAACCCTCTGCCACACCTTCTAAAAACTGACTTTCTGGACCTCCAAAAACGATATTTCCTCCAAACAATATGGCAATTGTTAATAATGGAAGGATTACCATAGCAATTTTTTGTTGTTTTGACAATGTCATGCACCTCCTGATTGTTATTATATCTACTATCATAACATAAATTCCTGTTAATTAAAATAATTTTTAATTAACAATTATTGTTGTTAACTCCTCTTGTCATCCTATTATTTACCCTTTTTGCAGAAAAATATAGATGTAGGAAATAATTTTTTTCCTACATCTACTATATTTCTTAAAAAATTAGTTGATTTTTACTATTTTCCCAGTTTTCATATAGATAATTCTTTCACCAATGTTGGTGGCATGATCTGCAATCCGCTCTAAATATCTCCCAGTAAACAGCAGGTGGGTTGCCTGTTGAATGATTTCTGGGTTTTCTATCATCATATTGATTAGTTCCATATAGATATCTTCATATAACCGATCTACTGCTTCGTCATCATGAGCCACTTCTTCTGCTAAATCAACATCTGCCTTCATAAATGCATCTAAGCTTTTCTTTACCATATTTTCCGTCAGTGTAGCCATTTTAGGAATATCAATCAAAGGTTTTATTAAAGGGGTATCTCCAATATCTAAGGTAACTTTAGCAATGTTTACGGCATAGTCCCCCATGCGCTCTAAATCTGTAATAATTTTCAGTATCGTACCTATTACTCTTAAATCCTTTGCCATTGGCTGCTGTAAAGCCAATAAAGACATACACTCTTGCTCTATCTTTAGTTCAAGCTCGTCTATAGCATCATCCAATTCATACACCTGCCTAGCCATTTGTAAATCTTGTTTTGCCAAGCCTTGAACCGCTGTTTCAATAATATTCTGCACCATAGCTCCCATTTTCAATAACAAAATATTTAATTCCTTCAACTGTTGAAAATAATTGCTTCTCATATACCTCTCCTTCCTCTAACCAAATCTTCCTGTAATATAATCCTCTGTTCTTTTATCTCTTGGGGTAGTAAAGATAGCTTGCGTTTTATCTACCTCAACTAAATCCCCCATTAGGAAAAAAGCTGTATTGTCAGAAATTCTTGCAGCTTGCTGCATAGAATGGGTAACAATAATAATTGTGTAATTCTCTTTTAAGTCCATGATTAGTTCTTCAATTTTTGCAGTTGCAATGGGATCAAGGGCAGAGGTAGGTTCATCCATCAACAGCACTTCTGGCTTCATAGCTAAAGCTCTGGCTATGCACAACCTTTGTTGCTGACCTCCTGATAAACCTAAGGCTGACTTATTTAACCGATCCTTTACTTCTTCCCATAGGGCAGCTTCTTTCAAACTTCTTTCAACAATGCTATCTAATTCCTTTTTATCCTTCATGCCATATCGTCTAGGACCATAGGCCACATTCTCATAAACTGACTTAGGAAAAGGATTGGGCTTTTGAAATACCATACCAATTCTTCTTCTTAAAGCAACGACATCTACATCCTCCTTATAGATATCCTGATCCTCTAAATACACCGAACCCTCTATGTGAACATCTTCTATTAAATCATTCATACGGTTTAATGTCCTTAAAAAAGTGGATTTACCACAGCCCGAGGGACCGATAAAGGCTGTTACCTTTTTCGCCTCTATATTTAAAGAAATATTTTTAAGGGCTTGAAAATCACTGTAATATAAGTTTAAATCCCTTACAGATAGTTTAGACATGAAAATTCCTCCAGCTTCTAGGGTTGATTTGTTTTCTCTAAGCTCTATTCACCTTTTTAAATTTTATCCTTATGGTGGTGGCAATCATAAAAAATATAGAGATAATGCTTAATAACACCAATGCTGTTCCGTATTTGACTTCTTCTGGCATATTAGGCACTTGGGTTGATATAATGTATAGGTGATAAGGCAATGCCATTGCTTGATCAAATATAGACTTTGGTAGTCTTGGCAGGAAAAAGGCCGCCACTGTCAAAAGGATAGGTGCTGTTTCTCCAGCTGCCCTACCGATCCCTAAAATAGCTCCAGTTAAAATCCCTGGCATCGCATGAGGCAGTACAACATTTTTTATCGTCTGCCACTTTGTAGCCCCTAAAGCTAAGGATGCTTCACGATAACTTTTGGGAACACTTTTAAGAGCCTCTTCTGATGCTGTAATAACAATAGGGAGAATAAGACAAGCTAGGGTTAATGCTCCCGCCAAAATCGAAGAACCCAAACCTAAAAATAGTACAAATAAGCCTAAACCGAATAATCCATATACAACAGAGGGTACCCCTGCTAAATTTAGTATCGCTAACCGGATAAGTCTATAGATCTTTCCATGGGCTGCATATTCTGTTAGGTAAATAGCAGAACCAATCCCTAGCGGCAAGGCAATACTGATGGTACCCAGCACTAGGTAAATGGTACCAACAATCGCTGGAAAAATCCCTCCCTCTCGCATACCTTTACGGGGCATCCCAGTAATAAACTCCCAACTGATGCCACCTATTCCTTTGTAGATAATGTAGCCTATAATCAACAACGTAGGGACGACTACCAATAGCATGGTGAGGGTCAATACGCCAAAAGCAAGCTTTTCTCTCATTTGTTTTGTCATTTACATTCCCTCCCTCTTAGCTTTAGAAAGAACGGCGTCTGCTATAAGATTGATGGTAGTTGTCATAAACAACAGCACAATTCCTACTGCAAATAACGCATGGTAATGGGTACCGTTCCTTACTGTATCCCCCATTTCTGCTGCAATGGTGGCTGTCATAGTCCTTCCTGAAACCAGAAAAGAATCTGGTATTTGGGCTGCATTACCTGTTACCATCATGACTGTCATGGTTTCACCGATAGCACGACCAACCCCCAGCATCACTGCTGCAATAATTCCTGATGAAGCAGCAGGGACTAAAACATGCTTGATGGTTTCCCACTTTGTCGCTCCAAGAGCAAGAGAGGCTTCTTTATATTCCTTTGGTAATGCACTTATAGCGTCATCAGAAATACTAATAATAGTAGGCAATGCCATAAGAGAAACTAAAATAGATCCAGTTAGCACAGTGAATCCTGAGGATAAAGAAAAGGTAATCCTTACCCAATTGGATAGTACTACAATTCCAAGAAAGCCCAGTACTACAGAAGGAATCGCAGATAAAAATTCTATAATCACCTTCAAACCCGTCTTTATTTTCGGTGGTGCCACCTCAGCAATATAGATGGCACAACCGATACCTATGGGGACGGAAATAAAGATAGCTCCCAAAGTTACCATGAGTGACCCTGCCACCAATGGTAAGATGCCATATTGAGGATTCACTGATATAGGAAACCAGCTTCTCCCAAATAAAAATTCTTTTAAAGTGACATCTTTAAAAAGCATTACACCTGATCTAAATAGAAAAAAGAAGATTAAAGCAACAATAACGACAGATGTAACCCCCATAAACATAATCACATTTTCAATGAAAAACTCTCCTAATCTATGTTTAATGCCTTTTTTAAGGCTCTTTTCATGCTTCATTTCTTTTACCTTTACAGTTGCTTCCCTCATGCTAACCACCTTTCAATCATTAAAGGATACTAAAGCTATTTCTCTAATCCCTTTAATATACTAAGAACTACATTTACAGCCTAAAATCTCCACATCATTTAATCTTAAAAATTGTCCTATCTTTTCTATCCCCATAGAAAATAGTAGAAACAAATTATTGATAAAATATAAGGATAGGAGGATACAGATAACCAACTACAAAGCTTAACAAAATGCAGACCGTATGCATTTGCAGGAAATGACTACAATGTTCAATTCATGTAAGTGAAAAATCCGTAAAGAAATTTGCATGTTTGAGCGGTAGCGAGTTTGCAAATTTTAGGATTTTTCACTGGAATGAATTGCTAACATTGTTCATTTCTGAAACCGCAGGAGGGCGCATTTTGTTAAGGTATAAAATTCGTTATCTATAGTTAGCACACTAACCATCCTCTAACAAATCCTCTGTTATGCTTCTTAGTTATTTGGTATAAATCCTACTTCTTCAACAATTCTTTGACCTTCTGTACCCATGATAAAGTCCATGTATAATTTCATAACACCAGTTGGTTCTCCTGCTGTATAAACAAATAACGGTCTTGCTACTGGATAGCTTCCACCTTGTACTGTTTGTAAAGATGGTAAAATCGCTTCGCTTCCTGCTTCTTTTGCTACTGGTACAGCCTTTATATCTCCACTAAGATAAGCTAAGCCGATATATCCAATACCATTAACATCTTGCTTTAATCCTTCTACGATCGCTTGGGTTGAAGGCATTAGATTTGAATGTGCTGCGTATTCTTCATCCTTTAATACAAACTCCTTGAAAAAGGCATAAGTACCAGAGTTAGATTCTCTTGAGTACAGGGTGATGGCTGCATCTTTGCCCCCTACTTCCTTCCAGTTAGTAATCTCCCCTGTAAAGATGTCTTTTAAATTTTCTAAGGTTAAGCTTTCGATTTCGTTGTCCTTGTGTACTGCAATAGCAATACCGTCTGTCCCAGTTATAAATTCCTTTAACTCAAAGCCATTTGCCTTTGCTTGGTCCATCTCTTCATTTTTCATTTTTCTAGAAGATTGTGCCATATCAGCGGTGCCATTGATAATAGCTGCAATTCCTGTTCCTGAACCCCCACCTGTGACAGCGATTTGTGCTTCAGGGTATTGGTCCATAAACTCTTCTGCCCATTGCTGCCCTAAGTTTACCATAGTATCAGATCCACGAACTTGTACTAATTTACTAAAATCTACATCATTAGATGTGTTTGTCTCGTTTGAAGCTTGATCTCCATTGGTGGTGTTGGCTGGTTCCTGTGATTGACTGCCTCCACATCCAACAAGTGCAACTGCTGCTATCATTACTACTACTAGTAATAAAGCTATTTTTTTCATTACCTATTCCCCTTTCAATCTTCCTAATTTTTTAGACCTTTGGTCTCAACTACATAAACTATTATATTGCTTATTGCTTTTCCTATGGTTAAGGAAAAGTTAATGGAATGTTATGTTTATGTTAAGCGATTTTCTCTTCTTCCAATTTTTCTTCATCTATTTCTTCCATTGTTGAAGGAATGATTTCTAGTTCTAGCTCTTCTTGTAACCTTTCTACGCTTTCATTAGAAAGTCCCTGGTCTTCGTCTACGGATGACTCTTCTTTTTCTTCATCACTTATTTTAAAGCATGAAACAATGGAGGTTAGTTCAGTAGCCATATCCCTCAATTCATTACTTACATGGGTGATATTATGCATTGTATTGGATTGTTGTTGTGTACCCTCTGCAATCTGTTTTGCTCCTTCCACCGTGTAATAAATCATTTCTTCGATTTTTTTCATATACTCATTGACTGCTTCAATACCTAAAACCTGTTTTTTTGCCGCTTCATTATTTTTAGAAGTCATCTCACCTACTGCTTCAATGGATTGATATATAGTATTAAAGCTTTGCTTTGCATAGTTTGAAGCTTTTTTCCCTTCTATAGACTGTTGCTGTGCATAGTGAATTTTGTTACGAACATCCTGCACCTTATTTAATATATCAGCAACAACCGCTGTTATCTCAATGGCAGTTTCATTACTTTGCTCAGATAACTTTCTTACCTCCTGTGCAACTACAGCAAACCCCCTACCCTCTTGCCCTGCTCTAGCTGCTTCAATAGATGCATTTAAAGCTAATAAGTTTGTATCCTTGGCTATTTTCTTAATATAGTCTACAAATTGTCGGATTTTCTTAGAGTCTTCTACCAGCGTCAATACATCCTTCACCGTCATTTCTATAGCATGATCAATCTCCACAATTCCTTCTACTGCTTTTTCTGTAGCTTCAAGTCCTGCTTTTATAGACTGTCTCGCTTTGACCCCTTCTGCTACTGCATCTACACTCATGTTTTCCACTTCTTCTGCTTGTTTTGTCACACCGTAAATAGCTTGTTGGATGTTGCAAACAACATTGCGGCTTTCCTCTGCAGTAGATAAAAACTGTTGGGCTGTAGCGGCGATTTCCTCCATGTAATGCTCTGCATAGTCACTGGTTTCTAGCATCTGCTCTTCAGCCTCATGTAGATTTCTTGTAGTAGTAGAAAGCTTTTCCAATACCTGTCTTTGTGATGTCACCATGCCATTGATACTGTTGGATAAGTCTTCAAATTCATCCTTAGAATTGCAGTGGGCAAATATAGTAAAATCTCCTTCAGCTATTTTTTTCATTACCTTTACCATCTCGTTTATATACCTAATAAACTGTCTTCTAACAAAGACGGTGGATAACCCAATAGCCATCATAACAGCAATTAAAATAATCAAAAGGGTATTGTTTCTGATTTCTTGTGCTACACTTAAGTACTCTTTTTCTGGAAGTGTAAAGGCAATCACCCAGTCTGTTGAAGGTACCCAGTGATAAAAATAGCTCCACCTATTACCTTCTATAGAAATCTGTTGAAAACCATAGGTTTGTTCTTGTGCTATATGCTCCAAAATAGATAGACTTATAGCATCTTCTCCCTCTTCCATCAGCATCTTTGCATCTGGATGGCTCAGCATTTCTCCTTTTGTGTTGATGATAAAACCATAACCAGCCTCTCCTATCTCTGTGTTTCTTACTACCCTATCAAAATTGGCAAAATCGAAGGTAATCGCTATAGCTCCTAAGACCTGGCCCGTTTGATGCATAATAGGGTATGCCATAGATAAAGTAGGTATTTTAACCCCAGTTTGGCTTAAGGAAGAAAGATAAACATCACTCATGATAAAACCTTTCTTAGTCATGGCATCTTTAGCAAACTGTAAATCCTCGATTCCTAAACTATAACCAGTTCGCCCTAAGCTGTCTACAACAATATTTCCATCCAGCCCCACAATGAAAATGCTCTCATAGTATCCCATAGAATCTACATAAATCTTTCTCAATATTTGATTACTCTCCTTTAAGGCAATCTCATCTTCCACTTCCCTCCCTTGGTTATAGCTTTCCAACACGTGGGTAAAGGAGGCATTAGCAGAAAGGTTTTTCAATAAAAACTCCGTATCCTGTAATGTAGTTCTTGTATTTCCTACAATACCCTGCAATAAAATATTGTATTTTTGTACCTCTCCCTCCTGTAAAGCTTTAAAACTTGCCCTATAAGCATAGGTTCCTAATACGAAAGTAGGTAAGGTGCATAGGATTAAAAAAACTGCCATTAGCTTTGTTGCAATTTTAAATTTCATAACACGTCCCCTTTACGAATGAAATTTTCTACTTTATTCCAAATACCACTATATGTTTTAACTTTTATTAACAGATTAAGTTCACGTTAAGTTTCTGTTAACTTTCATCATATGCTTTTTTCTTCTGCTATAAGATATTTAGCAGCAAGGATTATTTTTTCATGCTTTTTTGGTATAATACTTTGTAGTAGTAGTGCAATTATTCCTGTTAACTTAAACCATAATTTGTCACCCTGAGGGGAGTAAAGTGAAGGGGAAGGATGACAGCTCGAGAGGGTTTTGGAAGTAATTGTGTTGAGTTAACGCCTATCATAATAAATAAATATAAAAATATTAAGGAGAATTACATATGTCTATTTTTGTTTTTGGTCATAAAAATCCCGATACCGACTCTGTTTCTTCAGCCATTGCCTTTTCCCATCTGAAAAACAAGCTGGGTTTTGATACAATTCCTTGTGTTTTGGGAGAAGTGAATAAGGAGACCAGTTATGTATTAAATTATTTTGGTCTTCCAACCCCTAAACTGATTGATAATGTAAAGGTACAGGTAAAAGATTTAAAATATAGTTTTGATGAGGGGGTTTCGGGAGATAATTGTATTCTATCTATCTATAAGTTAATGGAGAAGGAGCAGCTTCAAACAGTAGCTGTTGTAGATGAGAATCATAAACTGCTAGGGATCGTTAGCATGAAGGATATTGCTATGGGATTAATCAAAGGGGACTTCTATCATTTACAAAGTTCTTTAGAAAACCTTGTGGCTGCCTTAAAGGGAGAGGTTTTAACAGGAGATCGTGACTATTTTGATGGAAAGATTTCTGTTATCACTTATTACTATAAAACCATCGCTGGGTCCTTAGGGGAAGAGGATATCATTATTGTAGGGGATACCTATGATGTCATTGAATCCGCTATCCAATCAAAAGTACAATTAATCGTTATAACAGGCGGTAAAGTACTTCCTGAAAAATATATTGCTATGGCACAGGAAAAAAAAGTTACCCTTCTTTCTGTTCCTATGGATACCTACTATGTGTCAAAAGTGATTAATCAATGTAATGATGTGTCTACTATTATGAGGACAAAAAATATTATTAAGTTTTATGAAGAAGACTACTTAGAAGAGATCAAAGAAGAGATTATTAATACACATTTTAGAAATTACCCTATCGTAGATCATCAAAATACTTTCTTAGGCTTTATTAATAAAAAGCATATTCTTAATCCTCAAAGGAAAAAAACTATCTTAGTAGATCATAATGAGTATCGTCAGAGTGCGGAGGGACTAGAGGAATCAGAAATATTGGAAATTGTTGATCATCATAAACTAGGAGATATCTCTACTTCTATGCCTATTAATTTTCGTAATAATGCAGTAGGCAGTACCTGTACCATCGTTTACTGGATGTTTAGAGACTTTAATATAGAAATACACAAGGCGATGGCAGGGGTGCTTATGGCAGGTATTATCTCTGATACCCTACTGTTTAAGTCACCTACTACAACAGATATGGACCGAAGAGCAGTGGAGGAATTAAATAAAATTCTCCACATGGATATTGAAACCTTTGCTATGGAGATGTTTAAAACAGGAACTTCCCTAGAGGGTCAGAGTATCGAACAAATTTTCTATAAAGATTTTAAAGAATTCAATCTAGAAACCTATAAAACTGGTATTAGCCAAGTATTTACCTTAGATATTGAGGATGTTTTCAATAGAAAAGACTCCTTCATTGATTTTATGGAGCGTACCCATAAGAATAATAACTATGATATTACTTTGTTACTGATTACAGATATTCTCAAGGAAGGTTCTTATATTTTATTTCAGTGTAAAAACAATCATCTTATCTCCTCTGCATTTCATGTGGAAGGGCTTCAAGGAATTTTTGTAGAAAACATTGTTTCTAGAAAAAAGCAAGTTATCCCTAGATTGCTGGAAGCCATCCATTTAATAAAATAAATCTAAAATCCTTTAATAGACCTCTTATTCACCTTGATGGAGGTCTATTTTCATTGCTTTTCTCATTACATTTCTTAATATATTTCTATCGAAATTTAGACAGCATCGCCTTCATTACTTGATCAAAAGGCATGGCACCCAGATGGCCTATGAGCTTTTCCAGTTCGTTTTCTTCTTCTTCTTTTTGCAGGGTGCCTGAAAGGACAATTTGAACGCTTTGATCTCTATCAAAAACAACTGAGGTCACATCTAGTGTCCCAGCCAAAAGTGCTAAAATAGTCAAGATTTGAGAGGGTGTTAAGTTTATCCTCTCCTGACAATCTTCTTTGTCAAAGGGTTGAAGACTCTTATTTTTTTCATCAGCTTTTAACTGCATCTTTAACTTCTTTACCATATCATCGATTTGTTCAGAAGAAAACATAACACCCCTCCTATGCACCTATATTGGAATAACAATTGGTGGTTGTAGTCCTGGCTGTGGTACCGCTCTCCCTGTAGCAAAACGAAATGCAAGAATAAATACAATAATCATAAGAAAGTTACGTTGAAAATCCTTCATTGAGGGCTATCACCTCTTTCAGTGTATATTAGTATTATATTAACTTTTCTAAGAATTGTGTCTTGTAAATAATACTTCAGCTATTTTGTTAAAAAAGCTATTCACCTTTAACAATCTAACACTAAATTTTTTAAAAATTCTTACCACTTCGTGATAATCATCACAGTAAAGCCTCCCTTTTCATGTTATTTTATTAACAAGATATGTAGCGTTTTTTCTTTTTTCTAGCTCTATCATTGCCGTTAACTTAAATCATAGTTTGTCATTCTGAGGGGAGCAAAGCGGAGTTGAAGGATGACAGTATGAGAGGATTTTGGAAGTAATTGTATTAAGTTAACGCTTATGATGTAAACGCTTATTTAAAATAAAGGAGGTTGAAGTAATGGGATATACCATGACAAGAGAAGCTTTTAACAAAACACTAGCATCCTTAAGTAAGTCCTATAAAATTTATGCCCCTGTAGGATTTAAAGGGGAAGGAAGGTTCTCTGATACGGATGTCATCCGCTATGATGAAATTAAGCAGGTTGAGGAAATTGTTTTAGATGAAAAGTCTCACTTTTCTCCAAAAGAAGTGCTGCACCCTATTCGCCAAACCCTGCTCTACTTTCTACAGGATGAAGTCATAGAAGCTAACACATCTAGCGAAGGAATCATTGTTTTTTTAAGACCCTGCGATATCCATGGCATTTTGAAACTAGACCAGGTTTTTTTACAAAATGGTAATATTAGAGATGTTTACTATGAAAAACTGCGAAACAAAATAAAGTTTTTCATGATAGAATGTACTACAGGTTTTGACGGTTGTTTTTGCGTTTCTATGGAGGCCAACAAAACCGACTTATATACAGCAGCTATTCGTTTCGATGAAAATATTTCCATAGACCTAAAAGATGATGATTTATTGCACTACTTTAAGGAGGAAAAACAAATAGATTTTCAACCTGAATTTATAGAAAAAAATAAATTAGAAGTAAAGTTACCCCCCACTGAAAAAATCACTCCAGAATTTTTTGACTCATCCTTATGGAAGGAATATAGCGAAAGATGCATCGCCTGTGGTCGTTGTAATTTTGTATGTATCTCCTGTAGCTGCTGGACAATGCAGGATATTTCTTATCAAGATAACCCTCACCAAGGGGAGCGAAGAAGAGTATGGGCAGGATGTCATGTAGATGGTTTTACTGACATGGCTGGTGGTCATGGGTTTAGAAAAAACTACGGAGATCGCATGAGATTTAAAACCATGCATAAAATCTATGACTTTAAAAAGCGAAATGGAATGTCTATGTGTATTGGCTGTGGCCGTTGCGATGATGCCTGTCCTGAATATATATCTTTTTCAAAATGTATCAATAAAGTTACAGAAGCATTAGAGGAGGGACAATAGATGGAAAATTGTT includes:
- the nhaC gene encoding Na+/H+ antiporter NhaC, with amino-acid sequence MSMKPKKQATLSHALIPIAFLIGILSLSIIKFGADPHIPLILAIIVAALVAIYLLGYTWGELEEGIIDTIKMGMQASLILMVIGALIGTWILSGTVPTMIYFGLQLLSPGIFLVATVIICSIVSVATGSSWTTAGTVGIALLGVGQGLNIPAPMVAGAIISGAYFGDKMSPLSDTTNLAPAMAGADLFDHIKHMFYTTVPSLIIALILYGVIGARYAGRELDMQNIQLMLSTMTDYFMISPVLLIPPVFVIIIVMFKIPALPGLIAGTLVGGIFAAIFQGAGLGDIIDAAHYGFGMESGVEIVDDLLSRGGLDGMMWTVSLILIALSFGGILEKTGMLNAIGEAIMKLANSTGSLIFSTILTGIAVNLLTGEQYLSLVIPGRMYKEIYAKRGIHPKVLSRTLEDAGTITSPLIPWNTCGAYMWTTLGIHPFAYAPYAFLNILTPIIAIIYGYLGFTITKLDETEKKPVTSN
- a CDS encoding FMN-binding protein; the protein is MSKQQKIAMVILPLLTIAILFGGNIVFGGPESQFLEGVAEGYGGEIKVRVEVAEGEILSVDILEINDTPGLGDNAARRVADSIIEAQSTEVDIVSGATLSSKGLINAVEDALANGPIAYPNGSHEGEAKGYAGDIKVQVNVVSEKIQSIEIVEINDTPGLGDTAADTIKERIIEAQSTEVDVVSGATLSSRGTIEAVRNALGLEE
- the phoU gene encoding phosphate signaling complex protein PhoU, with protein sequence MRSNYFQQLKELNILLLKMGAMVQNIIETAVQGLAKQDLQMARQVYELDDAIDELELKIEQECMSLLALQQPMAKDLRVIGTILKIITDLERMGDYAVNIAKVTLDIGDTPLIKPLIDIPKMATLTENMVKKSLDAFMKADVDLAEEVAHDDEAVDRLYEDIYMELINMMIENPEIIQQATHLLFTGRYLERIADHATNIGERIIYMKTGKIVKIN
- the pstB gene encoding phosphate ABC transporter ATP-binding protein PstB, which gives rise to MSKLSVRDLNLYYSDFQALKNISLNIEAKKVTAFIGPSGCGKSTFLRTLNRMNDLIEDVHIEGSVYLEDQDIYKEDVDVVALRRRIGMVFQKPNPFPKSVYENVAYGPRRYGMKDKKELDSIVERSLKEAALWEEVKDRLNKSALGLSGGQQQRLCIARALAMKPEVLLMDEPTSALDPIATAKIEELIMDLKENYTIIIVTHSMQQAARISDNTAFFLMGDLVEVDKTQAIFTTPRDKRTEDYITGRFG
- the pstA gene encoding phosphate ABC transporter permease PstA — encoded protein: MTKQMREKLAFGVLTLTMLLVVVPTLLIIGYIIYKGIGGISWEFITGMPRKGMREGGIFPAIVGTIYLVLGTISIALPLGIGSAIYLTEYAAHGKIYRLIRLAILNLAGVPSVVYGLFGLGLFVLFLGLGSSILAGALTLACLILPIVITASEEALKSVPKSYREASLALGATKWQTIKNVVLPHAMPGILTGAILGIGRAAGETAPILLTVAAFFLPRLPKSIFDQAMALPYHLYIISTQVPNMPEEVKYGTALVLLSIISIFFMIATTIRIKFKKVNRA
- the pstC gene encoding phosphate ABC transporter permease subunit PstC, which encodes MREATVKVKEMKHEKSLKKGIKHRLGEFFIENVIMFMGVTSVVIVALIFFFLFRSGVMLFKDVTLKEFLFGRSWFPISVNPQYGILPLVAGSLMVTLGAIFISVPIGIGCAIYIAEVAPPKIKTGLKVIIEFLSAIPSVVLGFLGIVVLSNWVRITFSLSSGFTVLTGSILVSLMALPTIISISDDAISALPKEYKEASLALGATKWETIKHVLVPAASSGIIAAVMLGVGRAIGETMTVMMVTGNAAQIPDSFLVSGRTMTATIAAEMGDTVRNGTHYHALFAVGIVLLFMTTTINLIADAVLSKAKREGM
- a CDS encoding PstS family phosphate ABC transporter substrate-binding protein; translated protein: MKKIALLLVVVMIAAVALVGCGGSQSQEPANTTNGDQASNETNTSNDVDFSKLVQVRGSDTMVNLGQQWAEEFMDQYPEAQIAVTGGGSGTGIAAIINGTADMAQSSRKMKNEEMDQAKANGFELKEFITGTDGIAIAVHKDNEIESLTLENLKDIFTGEITNWKEVGGKDAAITLYSRESNSGTYAFFKEFVLKDEEYAAHSNLMPSTQAIVEGLKQDVNGIGYIGLAYLSGDIKAVPVAKEAGSEAILPSLQTVQGGSYPVARPLFVYTAGEPTGVMKLYMDFIMGTEGQRIVEEVGFIPNN
- a CDS encoding methyl-accepting chemotaxis protein, translating into MKFKIATKLMAVFLILCTLPTFVLGTYAYRASFKALQEGEVQKYNILLQGIVGNTRTTLQDTEFLLKNLSANASFTHVLESYNQGREVEDEIALKESNQILRKIYVDSMGYYESIFIVGLDGNIVVDSLGRTGYSLGIEDLQFAKDAMTKKGFIMSDVYLSSLSQTGVKIPTLSMAYPIMHQTGQVLGAIAITFDFANFDRVVRNTEIGEAGYGFIINTKGEMLSHPDAKMLMEEGEDAISLSILEHIAQEQTYGFQQISIEGNRWSYFYHWVPSTDWVIAFTLPEKEYLSVAQEIRNNTLLIILIAVMMAIGLSTVFVRRQFIRYINEMVKVMKKIAEGDFTIFAHCNSKDEFEDLSNSINGMVTSQRQVLEKLSTTTRNLHEAEEQMLETSDYAEHYMEEIAATAQQFLSTAEESRNVVCNIQQAIYGVTKQAEEVENMSVDAVAEGVKARQSIKAGLEATEKAVEGIVEIDHAIEMTVKDVLTLVEDSKKIRQFVDYIKKIAKDTNLLALNASIEAARAGQEGRGFAVVAQEVRKLSEQSNETAIEITAVVADILNKVQDVRNKIHYAQQQSIEGKKASNYAKQSFNTIYQSIEAVGEMTSKNNEAAKKQVLGIEAVNEYMKKIEEMIYYTVEGAKQIAEGTQQQSNTMHNITHVSNELRDMATELTSIVSCFKISDEEKEESSVDEDQGLSNESVERLQEELELEIIPSTMEEIDEEKLEEEKIA